In Ignavibacteriales bacterium, the sequence ATGCACCAAAGCTTGTTGTCTTGCTTTCTGCCATGACTGAACGTCCATATCCCTCCGTCGGATAGACACCGCGTTGAGAAAACGAAGCTCCGACGGAAAACTCATCCGTTAACATCATTTCGACGAATATGTCGTATTGCAATCTCACAAATGTTGAATCCTGTTTGCGTTGAAAAAATCCAAGCTGTGCATTTACGGGATAGGAAGCTACCCAAGGCTCGAAGTAGTGAAGTTCCGTTTCCTGTGAACTTTGATTCTCTTGATACCAACGGGCAGAAAGTTTGCGGCCTGTGCCAAAAAGATTCCTGAGCGAGACGTTCACGAGTCCAGTGATGTAACCACTTCCACTTGAGCCGTTGGAAGGAATGTACCCAAGTACACCATCGAAACTGTTTTGATTCCCTTCGACAACACGCACAGCCAATCCTGCTTGTTCAGCATCGGTGAGATATAATTCAGGCAATGAAACTGACGAGAAGAGTTGCATATGGTCTAATCGCCGTTTAATTCTTTCCGGAAGATCACTGCGAAACAACTCGTTTGTATGCAATCCCGCTTCTCGTGTGATGACATAGTCTTTCGTTGTTTTATTGCCTTCGATGCGTAATTCAGCAACATGCAGTTCTTTCCCCTCATCAATATGAATGTGCGCCCTCACAGACATTTCTTCTGTCGAATCAGTGAATGATATATTTTTGATCATCACTTTTGCAAGCGGGTATCCTTTGCGCTCATACAGCTGTAGAATTGATTGGACATCTTGTTCCAAGAGAGAAGGAACGAAGAGATCACCTTCGTGTAACTTCATGACTGCGTTTATCTCAGCAGCAGTGAAATTCCGACAGCCATCCAATTCAATCTGCCGCACAATTGATGGTTTTCCTTCGTTGAGAAAGATCAGGACTTCTACATCCTGCCGCACTGTATCGCGTTTCATCCACACCGAATCTACACACGCATGCAAGTACGCTTGACTCCTATAAAGATCGAGGATGCGTTCAAGGTCGGTTGTCAGCATGGATTCGGAAAACATTCCATCTTTTGTAATTTGAAGTACAGAGGCAAGTTGGTTTGCAGAGAATGTATGATTTCTTTCAAAGCCGATCGAGCGGATCTTCCACGATGGTTGTGCATTAGCAAACGACACGAACAGAACAAGAAAGGTGCCACAGAGAAAAGGGTATCCTAAGGTGAAGACATCTCTCGCACTCGCTGAAAGTTGTGTGCACCTCTGCTTCACCGCACCCTTCCCCACAAATCAGTCTGGGGATACCGAAGTTGGTAGTCACCAAATCCAGTTTCATCTACAAAAATGAATTCCCGATTTTGGTCATAATAATACCATATCTCGAATGGTTTATTGTCTGAATCGAAGGGATGGCGCTCTATATTTTGTGGCGGACCAAATCGGATCAACACCATTCCTCGATCAGTTTTCCATCCCTCCATAAAACTCGCATAGTTTTTGTTTGCGTATTCCACACGTGAATAATATTCTTCCATCAAAGCATTATGCGATGCTTTGGGATTGGGATTGTACTTCGACCAGAATTCGAGAAACCGTTTTTGTTTCTCCTCAGGCGTCATCGCTTCTCTGATGTAGTCGATTTCGTTTCCTTTGGCAATATACCGAAGCTGTTCTGTCGCCTTTTCAAGATCTGTAATAACCAGCGGCATATTCTTCATCCGAACGGTGCAGAAGCGTGACACCGATGCACAATATGATTTGCCCGAATCAGCTTTGGAATTTCCGACAGCTTCCACTGTGAGGACATATTGACCGGGAACAAGTGAAGGCGTGTCAATCTGCCAAATCGTTTGCGTCCGATTACTCACGAGCAATTCGCTTTTTGTCCGCTTCACAACAACTTCATGTTTCGGATTGATGAACTTGCAAATTAACTGAACCGAATCGAGTTTCGCGTGATTATAGATTTCGAAAAAGAGATAGAAGCTGGTTTGTTCTTTACCGATCATTCCTGTGAGATTGGGGACAATATTCTTGCGCGTGCCATCGATGGCCATTCGATGGACAAACATTACATCGCTCAATGCAAGCGTATCATTCTCAAAGTCTTTTACAACAATGGGTCGCCTGG encodes:
- a CDS encoding BamA/TamA family outer membrane protein — protein: MKQRCTQLSASARDVFTLGYPFLCGTFLVLFVSFANAQPSWKIRSIGFERNHTFSANQLASVLQITKDGMFSESMLTTDLERILDLYRSQAYLHACVDSVWMKRDTVRQDVEVLIFLNEGKPSIVRQIELDGCRNFTAAEINAVMKLHEGDLFVPSLLEQDVQSILQLYERKGYPLAKVMIKNISFTDSTEEMSVRAHIHIDEGKELHVAELRIEGNKTTKDYVITREAGLHTNELFRSDLPERIKRRLDHMQLFSSVSLPELYLTDAEQAGLAVRVVEGNQNSFDGVLGYIPSNGSSGSGYITGLVNVSLRNLFGTGRKLSARWYQENQSSQETELHYFEPWVASYPVNAQLGFFQRKQDSTFVRLQYDIFVEMMLTDEFSVGASFSQRGVYPTEGYGRSVMAESKTTSFGASIRYDSRDNPTTPTSGIIYSTEYQTGSKQTSASGIFPSEMKNTTQRLMFDLSYYLSIFYRQVLAAELHLQDFSSSTMDASDLFRLGGASTLRGYREGQFLGSRIVWTNLEYRFLVAPRSFFYGFVDVGYIVQPVIAAMNMTAAEQSKIGYGIGVRMDSALGLINVSFALGEGDTFSTSKIHIRLINEF
- a CDS encoding GWxTD domain-containing protein, producing MSYVWASWKSLTCKTFFTVGILASCLHAQMESVPPDEAVSDLLTEVFAFASDQPGKGRVDIYVQVPYPEINFIKEEEKYTGRFEITAAVLSREKQQLWQKSQLVELRLKDFSQTLSHRFFSLKQFSTDLAPGNYELILQVTDQESKKVETSRRPIVVKDFENDTLALSDVMFVHRMAIDGTRKNIVPNLTGMIGKEQTSFYLFFEIYNHAKLDSVQLICKFINPKHEVVVKRTKSELLVSNRTQTIWQIDTPSLVPGQYVLTVEAVGNSKADSGKSYCASVSRFCTVRMKNMPLVITDLEKATEQLRYIAKGNEIDYIREAMTPEEKQKRFLEFWSKYNPNPKASHNALMEEYYSRVEYANKNYASFMEGWKTDRGMVLIRFGPPQNIERHPFDSDNKPFEIWYYYDQNREFIFVDETGFGDYQLRYPQTDLWGRVR